One window of the Sebastes umbrosus isolate fSebUmb1 chromosome 1, fSebUmb1.pri, whole genome shotgun sequence genome contains the following:
- the ccdc174 gene encoding coiled-coil domain-containing protein 174, producing MDKKKKPFSVTASSLVDLKAELYRKQEQFKQDKLGHENTGAGFTSKAKVKKPSVWTKQNAGVSARSEKDAEQLAEEQISLDTSKRKLEEKAKLYEQMTKGDFPDEETEGLFLVDFTQKIIDKKREALAQKETERDDEERHNSSPVPPPQHPDEEWVDYVDALGRSRRCMKKDLPGVKRMDQDFTGKGNSSDEKDLLSEDMRRELQRQEWEREEEEAMKRPVGPLHYEDIRGQEARDLGTGYFSFAQDEEQRRKQRDTLDMLRDQTTEQRTKREQLKDKRQGILQARLAKVRQRKTKKAKLDGTEEEQRDAENEGGEDEDELIGPPPPPEDPPEVSTLKKVVVEIQERKDTKPGVPHVREWDRGKEFMFSEWTSRRREERETEFAPPSAYFAEGKRERPGKNKTPIQSKMSFKWSKLPGGISESKEEPQSQPKTPPSPPHPQHNPPPQQNPPSPQNPPSPQYPTPPQNPPPPQNPTPPQNPTPQQNPPSPSQPETASQSPPSDQPADSDPVSAASFDPQYPTPSFYPSFTPPQFAGPTHLLPPFSPQYSNQYAPQYPPQYPPQYQPQYQPQYQPQYQPMYAPQYPPQYLPQYPPQYQPQYPPQQQSQPIDLSQAQQSAKSLEDMLSFYRNIT from the exons ATGGATAAAAAGAAGAAACCGTTCAGTGTGACTGCTTCATCG CTGGTGGACCTTAAAGCTGAACTGTACAGAAAGCAGGAACAATTCAAACAGGACAAACTTGGGCATGAAAATACTGGTGCTGGATTCACATCAAAAGCCAAAGTCAAG AAACCTAGTGTCTGGACCAAACAAAACGCTGGTGTTTCTGCAAGATCTGAGAAAGATGCAGAGCAGCTGGCTGAGGAGCAGATCAGCCTGGATACATCAAA ACGCAAGTTGGAGGAGAAGGCCAAACTCTATGAGCAAATGACAAAAGGAGACTTTCCAG ATGAAGAGACAGAGGGACTGTTCCTGGTTGATTTCACCCAGAAGATTattgacaaaaagagagaagcaCTTGCACAGAAGGAAACAGAAAGAGATGATGAGGAGAGACACAACTCTTCTCCTGTCCCTCCTCCTCAACACCCAGATGAGGAATG GGTGGATTATGTGGACGCTTTGGGCCGATCTCGAAGGTGCATGAAGAAAGACCTGCCGGGTGTTAAGAGAATGGACCAAGATTTTACAGGAAAAGG AAACTCCTCAGATGAGAAGGACTTACTCTCGGAGGACATGCGTCGAGAGCTACAGAGGCAGGagtgggagagggaggaagaggaggccatgAAGAGGCCTGTTGGGCCGCTCCACTACGAGGATATCAGGGGACAAG AGGCTCGGGATCTCGGCACGGGTTACTTTTCATTCGCTCAGGATGAAGAGCAGCGTAGAAAGCAGAGAGACACTCTGGACATGCTGAGAGACCAG ACTACAGAGCAGCGCACTAAGAGGGAACAACTCAAGGACAAGAGGCAGGGCATCCTGCAGGCCCGACTGGCCAAGGTGAGGCAGAGGAAGACGAAGAAGGCCAAGCTGGATGGCACTGAGGAAGAGCAGAGAGACGCGGAGAATGAAG GAggggaggatgaagatgaattAATAGGACCCCCGCCTCCACCAGAGGACCCCCCAGAGGTCAGCACATTGAAGAAGGTGGTAGTGGAGATCCAGGAAAGGAAGGACACCAAACCAGGAGTTCCTCATGTCAGAGAATGGGACAGAGGCAAAG AGTTTATGTTTAGTGAGTGGACAAGTCGGCGTCGCGAAGAGCGGGAGACAGAATTCGCACCTCCCTCTGCGTACTTTGcagaggggaagagagaaagaccagGGAAGAATAAAACTCCAATCCAATCCAAGATGTCCTTCAAGTGGTCCAAACTCCCAGGAGGAATCTCTGAGAGCAAAGAGGAACCACAATCTCAGCCCAAAactcctccttcacctcctcaccCTCAACACAATCCTCCACCTCAACAAAATCCTCCGTCTCCTCAAAATCCTCCGTCTCCTCAATATCCTACACCTCCTCAAAATCCTCCACCTCCTCAAAATCCTACACCTCCTCAAAATCCTACACCTCAACAAAATCCTCCATCTCCTTCACAACCAGAGACTGCATCGCAGTCACCTCCTTCAGATCAGCCAGCAGATTCAGATCCTGTGTCTGCTGCTTCTTTTGATCCCCAGTATCCCACTCCTTCATTTTATCCTTCGTTTACTCCTCCTCAGTTTGCTGGACCAACTCATCTGCTTCCTCCGTTTTCCCCACAGTACTCAAACCAGTATGCACCCCAATATCCACCCCAATATCCACCCCAGTATCAACCCCAGTATCAACCCCAGTACCAACCCCAGTATCAACCCATGTATGCACCCCAATATCCACCCCAGTATCTCCCCCAGTATCCACCTCAGTATCAACCCCAGTATCCTCCTCAGCAGCAGTCTCAGCCTATAGACCTCAGCCAGGCCCAGCAGTCTGCAAAGAGTCTGGAAGACATGCTGTCCTTCTACAGGAACATTACCTGA